The sequence GTACCATCACTCACAGGTACAGAGGCTTACCCAGGCCTGAGGTACCATCACTCACAGCTACAGAGGCTTACCCAGGCCTGAGGTACCATCACTCACAGGTACAGAGGCTTACCCAGGCCTGAGGTACCATCACTCACAGCTACAGAGGCTTACCCAGGCCTGAGGTACCATCACTCACAGCTACAGAGGTTTACCCAGGCCTGAGGTACCATCACTCACAGGTACAGAGGTTTACCCAGGCCTGAGGTACCATCACTCACAGCTACAGAGGTTTACCCAGGCCTGAGGTACCATCACTCACAGGTACAGAGGCTTACCCAGGCCTGAGGTACCATCACTCACAGCTACAGAGGTTTACCCAGGCCTGAGGTACCATCACTCACAGGTACAGAGGCTTACCCAGGCCTGAGGTACCATCACTCACAGCTACAGAGGCTTACCCAGGCCTGAGGTACCATCACTCACAGGTACAGAGGCTTACCCAGGCCTGAGGTACCATCTCCTCTTTGATGATATCGCTCTTCCACTTTTACATTTCATAACCTACTCTGTTAAATATTTCACTGAGAATATTTGATTTTATTAAGCCATTCGTCAACCAACAGACGGTAGGAGTGAGCCTGGAGAAAGGGAATCATGTATTTTTAATCCAGAAAATTGAGCCTGTTTCACAcgaacctcctcttccttcctttcttcctgTGATTGAAACTCTGTCTTTCCCCGTTGTATTGGGCTGGTGTTATTAGGTCCATTAGTTTTCCCTCGCCCCGGGTTtgagaccattccattggtcctaaAGCACAAACTCCGCCCACCTAGTGCACTGAGCATCGTCAAACAAATGCGCACATTCCTTTTCCAGGTTAGTGCTTTGAGCTGATTGGTCCTTTTGCAACAGCCGTAGCGGGTTCAGAATGGTTAAGTGTCTTTGCATAGCTTTACTATCCCTGTAATGGGTCTACAGGGTTTGAATCACAAGGTTTTAATGCTCTTGGCCTTTTCACACTACTTAGCTATGCTGAACTGTACGCAGGCCTGGTTTCGCATCAATCACCATTTCTGGAACCGTGCTGGAAACGATCCCCTACCCCTTCTCCTTGGCCCTTAATGTTTTCAGATCTACAGTATGGGGTCTGGATGGGCGTGGTGGATCTTCCACCATATTGCTTTACACATTACAGATCTGCAAACATTGAAGGGAtctggggaggggggagagaggaacaaACTGACTGTGGCTGTTAGGGATACAATCGTTGTTGTCACCGGTGATAAATGATGGCTGGAATGAAATTGTAGTGGCCAGTAATATTTGGCATGTTTATGTAAAATCTATATGCTATTTTAAATACCTCACGTGTGACTCGCAATATCACTGAGCAATTAGCCCAATAAAAAGTTTATCTGACTTCATAAAGATGATTAAAATATACAAACAAGCATTAGGCAATGAGTTGACGAGACTAACAAAAATTGGTCTGAGAATGGTTTATATCAAAGGCAGATATTTAATAAAGCTTAAGTTACAAACGTTTCATGGCATTATTCCAAGCCTATAGATCCTAAGATTAACTTACAACTCAAAGCATGAACAAAGAGATGCTTACTAGGCCAGAAGCTTAGGAAATTTGAATTGATCATACAGGATCcaggataagagagagaacaaaggcaTTTAATTCCATTTATAACATCGGAAGGTGTGACCTTTCAACTCAAGACCAACCAATTTTGACCAATCAAACCATACCAAGTTTACAGTGTAACCTGACCACCAAGGCCCAATCTCCACAGGGTGTCACATCATTTAAATGTTTGTGTGGGGGATGAGGCCAGTGTAAATCAGACAGAATTCCTGAGAGGACCATACAACCTTTTTGCACATAGTAATTCAGAGTTCACCTTGTACAGACACAAGTAaccacacagatcatacatgcATATAGATAACATCAGCTTTATCCTCAGTGAACACGTTTCATATAGATACCAGACATGGATAATATAGTATTATTCTGTCACATTCAATAGTCAGTCCTCTGGGAGAAATACAGGGAGAAATATGTTGGCCcctcagaggggggggggggggggtgactagtCCTTTGGCGTTTTCCGCTGTCGTCCAACTCCAGGTGTCAGAGAGCATACAAATTAGGGCCGAGCCTACACAATCCTGCAAGCCTGTCACTGATACTCAAGGACACTCATATTGAGTGAGTAGTGATTGACAGGTCTGTCAATAATTGAACCAGGATATCAGCAGGCGGTGAAACAGAAAAGACCAGTCAGTTTAGATCCCTGACCGTTCTGTTGGACGACTGCAGACTGAAGTGGACAGAACAAGTCAAGATGGATGAGAGCTGACAGAGATGCCGTCCTCCTGTATGGTGTACATTTTAGGATGCACTCAGCCTCAAGTTTCACCACTTCTTGAGTCAATTGTCAAAAACATACTAAATACATGCAATCACTGTACTGTAAGTCACTTAGGATACGTGTCTGCTAAGTGGTATACAATGACGATTGACTCAAGGAAGGGTAAAGCGTGAGGGCTGAGGATGTCCTAGAATGTGCACCGTTCAAATGGGGACTGCGGCACTGCAGCTGTTGCTACCTGCAGGCGTTGGCCCACTGGGCTGATTCTGCAGCATAATCTGCTGTGTGATGGATGGGCCTGACACTCTGCATTCAGGAccacccaaacagacagacacaggcaggcCACTGCAATGAGAAGGTACTATGGCAGCTCAGCTCTAAAAGGTTCTCTccaattgcaccctattccctacagtattCCCTACACTGCACTACCTTTaaccatatatagtgcactattttaacCATATATGGTGCACTATTTTAaccatacatagtgcactattttaacCATATATGGTGCACTATTTTAACcatatatagtggactacttttaacCATATatataaaatctaattttattggtcacatacacatggttagcagatgttattgcgagtgagCGAAATGCTTACTATAGCAAAGGGAAGAGATACTATAGTAAAGGGGAGAGATACTATAGTAAAGGAGAGAGATACTATAGTACAGGAGAGAGATACTATAGTAAAGAGCTGAGATACTATAGTAAAGGAGAGAGATACTATAGTAAAGGAGAGAGATACTATAGTACAGGAGAGAGATACTATAGTAAAGGGGAGAGATACTATAGTAAAGGGGAGAGATACTATAGTAAAGAGCTGAGATACTATAGTAAAGGAGAGAGATACTATAGTAAAGGAGAGAGATACTATAGTACAGGAGAGAGATACTATAGTACAGGAGAGAGATACTATAGTAAAGGAGAGAGATACTATAGTACAGGAGAGAGATACTATAGTACAGGGCTGAGATACTATAGTAAAGGAGAGAGATACTATAGTAAAGGAGAGAGATACTATAGTACAGGAGAGAGATACTATAGTACAGGAGAGAGATACTATAGTAAAGGAGAGAGATACTATAGTACAGGAGAGAGATACTATAGTACAGGGCTGAGATACTATAGTAAAGGAGAGAGATACTATAGTACAGGAGAGAGATACTATAGTACAGGAGAGAGATACTATAGTAAAGGAGAGAGATACTATAGTACAGGAGAGAGATACTATAGTACAGGGCTGAGATACTATAGTAAAGGAGAGAGATACTATAGTACAGGAGAGAGATACTATAGTACAGGGCTGAGATACTATAGTAAAGGAGAGAGATACTATAGTAAAGGGGAGAGATACTATAGTACAGGAGAGAGATACTATAGTAAAGGAGAGAGATACTATAGTAAAGGGGAGAGATACTATAGTACAGGAGAGAGATACTATAGTACAGGAGAGAGATACTATAGTAAAGGAGAGAGATACTATAGTAAAGGAGAGAGATACTATAGTAAAGGGGAGAGATACTATAGTACAGGAGAGAGATACTATAGTAAAGGAGAGAGATACTATAGTACAGGGCTGAGATACTATAGTAAAAGAGAGAGATACTATAGTAAAGGGAAGAGATACTATAGTACAGGAGAGAGATACTATAGTAAAGGAGAGAGATACTATAGTAAAGGAGAGAGATACTATAGTACAGGGCTGAGATACTATAGTACAGGAGAGAGATACTATAGTACAGGGCTGAGATACTATAGTAAAGGGGAGAGATACTATAGTAAAGGGGAGAGATACTATAGTAAAGGAGAGAGATACTATAGTACAGGAGAGAGATACTATAGTAAAGGGGAGAGATACTATAGTAAAGGGCTGAGATACTATAGTAAAGGAGAGAGATACTATAGTAAAGGGCTGAGATACTATAGTACAGGAGAGAGATACTATAGTACAGGAGAGAGATACTATAGTACAGGGCTGAGATACTATAGTAAAGGGGAGACTATAATAATAGAAATAAATAGTTTAGTAAAGGGAATACCTAGAGGCCTGTGGCTGCCTGCATGTGGTGGTAATTGACCGGGGAAAAACCTTAACATTTGTCCCATGAGTGATGAACAGGGTGGAGATAATTTAGAGGGTGGAGATGATTTAATCGCTATAGTGATTTACTCATGACCTCCATATCATAGAAACGTAAGTGAAGCAATGCAGTAAacacattgtgtgtgtatgtgtgtttgggcTCGCCCGTATCCTACATATGTAATAATTGAACATTCCCATTCTTGCTTGGCTCCATCCTGAGCAATGACATAATACCGTACCAGAGGGTACATTGAGGAAATGGTCATTGATAATTGCAGAGAGAAGAGAATAAATCTGACTTCAACTTTCTCTTAgtatgcatgcgtgcgtgtgtgtgtgtgtgtgtgtgtgtgtgtgtgcgtgcgtgcgtgtgtgcgtgcgtgcgtgtgtgcgtgcgtgcgtgcgtgtgtgtgtgcgtgcgtgcgtgcgtgcgtgtgtgtgtgtgtgtgtgtgtctgtgtgtttgtgtgtgtgtgtgtgtgcatgattgATCCCCCCCACCCCTAATTTTACAAAGTAGGTGTTGGTCGATCGCTTTATGAATTCAACTCagttccttcttcttcttctctttcttcgtCTACAGCCTCACAGCATTTTTCGCAGCAGCAGTCTTTGCACACAGATACTATGACTGCCGCACAGATGACCGAGAGCAGAACCATACCAATGACCTAAAACAAGAGGAAACATCAAAACATAAAACAGAATCAGTGTatgcaatacaaaaacaacagcTTTTTCCTCACTGTTGCTTTTAAGAGGTTTGTTTAATTGCACAGCAAAATCTAATGAAAGAACGATTCTACCTGTAAATTCAACCCGCCAaatgttaaaacctctctaggtgaaattgcagagcgccaaattcaaaatatagaaatactcataataaacattcataaaatatacaagtgttatacatcggcttaaagatgaacttcttgttaatccagccgctgtgtcagatttcaaaaaggctttacggcgaaagcaaaccatgcgattatctgaggacagcgctcagcacacaaaacattacaaacagtttgcagccaagtagattagtcacgaaagtcagaaatagcaataaaatgaatcacttacctttgatgatcttcatctgatggcactcacaaaactccatgttacacaataaatgtttgttttgttcgataaagtccctctttatatcccaaaaaaatcAGTTTTGTTCAgaaatccactggctcaaaggtggtcacaacaggcagacgaataGATTcaaatagtaccggtaaagttcgtcgaaacatgtcaaacaatgttttttattaatcctcaggttgtctattgtctttataatcaataatatttcaacctgaTAACAGCGTAttgtcacggctcctcctctgcagtgcaggggcggttcctcctgcatgattggagccacctgggctcagggtataaaactgctccactaacctctctctctccctgctcctccaggtatgatcctgttttgtttgttcctttgtagtttTATTTAGTTTCCATTcagtcatgtttacacacacatattcacgcatccatgcaccttacatccaccctacattatgacatttccacacctcattcctttttctttgtttagagttaatagttttattttacaataaagaaccttttgaattggcctatacctgttgttgatgtcccctcatttttgccacaggctatgagccggcctgtgacaagtgggggctccTCCATAACTTTAGTCTTACTTTAGTATTTTAGTTTGTCATAGTTGGTTAAGGTTTTGTCTAGATTGTCTTTGCTTTATTATTGAtacatttgtttatttgtaatttgGATTATTTGACTATTGTTTTAAAGTTAACTTGGGTTAGTTTAGTTAGCCAAATTTTTTTGTTTGAGGAGATGTTTTGGTTGGGCCAATATTGttggagagagcattgagagccaTGTGTTCTTTTGGTTCAGTTAGTTTGGTAGCTAAATTTGGTTAACAATTCACTCTGGGTTTTTCTGGGTTTTTGTTCAAGTGGGAGTCCTCTCCTGTTCAGGCTTATCAGCGAGTGTCAATAGGAGGCTCGTGGTGTTTTTGTTTTAGGTGGCAGTGAACGTGGGTAGAGCTTCCCTTTTCCCCTACATCAGCCCGGGAGCACCTCCGTGGTTATGGGGGGGCCGCCAGTTCTGGTTGTCTTTTCCACTCCGCTGGTTTTGTGTGCATAAAACCCCACCACATGTGACTGCACGAAGACCAGGGCCAGTTAAGTTAGTTGTTTTTGGAAGATAGTGGGGTGTGGCTCCTGTTCATGAACCCAGACTGACAGCAGGTGAGTTGTGGTTTTTTTTGGAGCATTTGTAATAGTTTTATTGGTTGAGGAAAATGTCTTCCATTCTGAGCAGTTTTGTTCAAGCTCCTTCAGAGGTAGCCTTAGAGTTGTGTACTAAGGAGCAGTTAATTGAAATTGCTGAACATTATCAGATTGAGATTGTTACAACTAAATTAAAGCAGGGTCTTAGGGAAATGGGTGTTTTTTTGGGTCAGTCTGCTAGTAGTGAGGGTTGAAGTTTAAAGAACCTTTTGAAccttttgaattggcctatacctgttgatgtcccctcatttttgccacaggcaaTACAAAGGAAAAAGAAAGGCGGGCGTGCTCCCGGTCGTGCGCGCAAAAAGCACTTGTTCATTCGACCGACCACTCAGAAAATGTTGTCATTATtactcatttttcagaataaaagcctgaaacaatgtctaaagactgttgacatctagtggaagccataggaactgcaatctaggTCCCATCCATttatatggtggataggctttcaatggaaaaacactcAATTCAAAAGAAtgccacttcctggatggattttccacaggttttcacctgccatatcagttttgttatactcacaaacatttTAACAGTTctggaaactttagtgttttctatccaatactaccatgcatatgcatatcctagcttctgggcctgagtaacaggcagtttactttgggaacgcttttcatccggatgtcaaaatactgccccttgcCCCAGAGagcttaaaataacatcaaattgatcagaaatacagtgtagacattgttaatgttgtaaatgactattgtagctggaaatggcagattttttgggaatatctacataggtgtacagaggatcattatcagcaaccatcactcttgtgttccaatggcacgttgtgttagctaatccaagttcatcattttaaaaggttaattgatcattagaaaacccttttgtaattatattagcacagctgaaaactgttttcctgattaaagaagccaTAAAACTGTCCGTCTTTGGACTAGTTGAGTatgtggagcatcagcatttatagctttgattacaggctcaaaatggacggaacaaagtactttcttctgaaactcgtcagtctattcttgttctgagaaatgaaggctattccatgtgagaaattgccaagaaactgaagatctcgtacaatgctgtgtattactcccttcacagaacagcgcaaactggccctaaccaggatagaaagaggagtgggaggccccgttgCACAacggagcaagaggacaagtacattagtgtctagtttgagaaacagatgtctcacaagtcctcaactggcagcttcattaaatagtacccgcaaaacaccagtctcaacgtcaacagtgaagaggcgactcagggatgctggccttctatgcagagttcctctgtccagtgtctgtgttcttttgcccatcttaatcttttattttattggccagtctgagatatggctttttctttgcaactctgcctagaaggccagcatcccggagtcacctcttcactgttgatgttgagactggtcttTGCAATCGCGAAAAGTGTCTTTTAAACATGACGTCACAATCAGAACGATTGGGAACTATTTCACGCTGAGAAGATTTTTACATGACACCGTTCAACCCCATTCAGCAATATGGTGGGATGATGAGCTTCACATTCAAATATTTTCGGCTTCATGCGCCATCGGGATGACGTCAGCGGTATCACTATCTAATGGTTTTAATGTCTATagagtttcacacatccccatgtgctacataAGCAAACAatgtatagcttcaaaacatggttaaagctCTAATTTTGATCTCATGTATTGTCAGTCCTTGAATCTGTCTATAAATTTCAGTGATTACatttccctcagctgtttaccaaaccaagtggTGGGGACCGGGGTGAActctttattgtttttttaatCATAAGGCATGTAAGTTATATTCTTAAATCAATTGCTATATATCATTAATATTAATATAAAAGTTGTCTGGTTTCTCACCTGAGACTGAACAAGGAATTTCCGATGGTCATCCATTTGAGTGGGTACAGCCTCATCTGGCTTACACCATTTCCGAGGAGCATCTTCATTAGAAATGACAAATGTGCCATTCCAGTTTGACTTTGCACAAGCAAAGTACTGGCCATCGAAGAACAGTATGATCAACCACATCAATGGAGGGATGAGGTTTGACAAACACACAAGTGGTCTCTTAGACACTTGTTTACACGTAGGTCCTTGTACTATTATCATCACCACGAATGCTGTAACGGCAGGAAGGATAAAGAATGTAGAGGTAAACAGACTGTTCCATTTAGGATCGCAGGGACACCTATACTCCATCTCCACAATCTTCTCCAAGCCCAGAAGGATGAAGCTACAAACCACATGTGACACAAAAGCTTTCTTGACATCTTTCTTGCCATCATTCTTGTCAACTTTCTTCTGCTGCTCTATTATCATTGTTTGCAGTCCTGTGTTGCAGCAGTTTACACACAAGAATATTGTGAGTGCCACAAAGATGACCAAGAGCAGAGCCAGACCAATGACCTAAAACAAGAGGAAACAGACACATGTAAAACAGAATCAGTGTATGCAATATAAAAACTACAGATTTGTCATCAGTGCCAGCTGGGCCAGTGGGGCTTAGTGGGCCCCACCCTATCATACCTCCTTGCCCGtcgaattaaaaaaaatatatatttagaattTATTTGACCAAGACACACGCCGACAGAAAGACACATCAATCTCAGATAAATCATCAGAGcgagcaaaacagcgcccctctgtctcagtatgtgtagcccatatTGTCTGGATAAAACGAGTATGGCATGTCAAACTAtttctgtccagacagcatcagatacaaggGCGCTGTTTCACTCATTCAGATGCTTTCTCTGGATGCTTTCTTCTGTGAGATAGTTTTAGCCACATGCAATTTGAAGGAAAGTTGgcaggtgcacagtgcactgttcggATGCCAAAATTATCACATACTTTTTAAGTGATATTGTTAGACAATCAGATGGAAACATAAAGACTGGTTGTGTTCATACCACTATACCGAAACGGATTTCACACAGCTTATAACAACAGACGAAGTAAATTATTATTAAGTATGATGGGTAGAAAgggggagaatgggtgagttgatgaggGGAAGCAAACAATCCATATTGTATTGGTATATTCTAATTATAAAAAATGGTATGTACCCTATATCAGTCCACCAAATCCAAGCAGTTTTATCAGTCTACTCTGAGTACACAGTGAGAGCAGGCATAATTTACAATAGCAAGAAGACCAAGACAAATGAATGCACATGCTGCATTAGTATTGCTACACAATCTGAATGAAACCAACTCAGACGGTGGGGAAGAAATGAATCATGATGGCATCTCTTGATGATTATTCTTCTGATTCTGAGCCTCAGCCTGAACCTACACCTCCGAGGCCTAAGGGCAAAAAAAGCCCGCAATTCGGAAAGTTCCTGCATGTGCAGGAAACCCTCTTTATACCGCTATTGGTCCGTTTTTAAGCTATGATTCTGGTACATAAGCGGGAGGCAGGGGTGCTGTAATACAGTAGGTCGCGGCAATGCATCATAACATGGGAtgctagtttgctagctagcacacagtgtTGCCGCAGCCTCCCACCTTCTGTGCTAGCAGGAGGCAGGGGACGACCGGTAGACcagtttgtttttagtcccattgTAGGgctctctcagtgatgttgtgcTAATAATCTGCCCATACAAAAACTATACTTagtaaatccgaactggttctctagcagattaatAAGAATGGCTCAAGCTGTTAAAAAAAATGCCTTTTTCCCTTcgttcagattacaacctctcactttcggttttttgaaaatgaaataatttccaaaatatcgctatttttaaaacgagccatagaaagttggttgctaTCAGTTTAATATCTTATATTAATATTActttaatatattttatatcagtttaatatcttatatattatatatatattaaagcAATATTAATATTTTATATCAGTTTAacccaccagaaaagacagaacaaaaattacaacaaatattatggttaaactaaAATAtgctaattgataaaaaaatgcAATATTTTAGGAAAATTAAGTTAAactgtataatctttgtaaattatatcataaataggactgttggagttatgtcacacatgcagttaacaaaaatatatggaaatgtctgctgtATCCAAAATTTAAAAACAACTGACTGCAGAATTACCGCAAAAATGAAGGAGGCAGGTGGAAGGGAGAGAAGGTAAAGAaggccatacaggttgcaaaatggttgggaggagatttttgatgtaccgattccatggaacatggtttatgaactgatacactaAACGCCGCCAGATTCAAAACTTAAGAGTTTTTCCATTTGAATTATTattcaaaattcttgcaaccaatagaatgtcaTATAttgta comes from Salmo trutta chromosome 7, fSalTru1.1, whole genome shotgun sequence and encodes:
- the LOC115196632 gene encoding uncharacterized protein LOC115196632, with the protein product MYPLSPLYYSISALYYSISLLYYSISLLYYSISALYYSISLLYYSISALYYSISPLYYSISLLYYSISLLYYSISPLYYSISPLYYSISALYYSISLLYYSISALYYSISLLYYSISLLYYSISLLYYSISSLYYSISLFYYSISALYYSISLLYYSISLLYYSISPLYYSISLLYYSISLLYYSISLLYYSISLLYYSISPLYYSISLLYYSISLLYYSISPLYYSISLLYYSISALYYSISLLYYSISLLYYSISALYYSISLLYYSISLLYYSISLLYYSISLLYYSISLLYYSISALYYSISLLYYSISLLYYSISLLYYSISLLYYSISLLYYSISLLYYSISALYYSISLLYYSISLLYYSISLLYYSISLLYYSISLLYYSISLLYYSISALYYSISPLYYSISSLCYSKHFAHSQ
- the LOC115197671 gene encoding calcium homeostasis modulator protein 6, coding for MELPKPWFKLLKKHVVSNVGCIFILLGLEKIVEMEYRCPCDPKWNSLFTSTFFILPAVIAFMVMLKVQGPRCNNMCKGVLVYLSSLIPPLVWLVILFFDGQYFACAKSNWNGTFVISKEDAPRKWCEPAETVVEMDDHRKFLVQSQVIGLALLLVIFVALTIFLCVNCCNTGLQTMIIEQQKKVDKNDGKKDVKKAFVSHVVCSFILLGLEKIVEMEYRCPCDPKWNSLFTSTFFILPAVTAFVVMIIVQGPTCKQVSKRPLVCLSNLIPPLMWLIILFFDGQYFACAKSNWNGTFVISNEDAPRKWCKPDEAVPTQMDDHRKFLVQSQVIGMVLLSVICAAVIVSVCKDCCCEKCCEAVDEEREEEEGTELNS